From Variovorax sp. J2L1-78, the proteins below share one genomic window:
- a CDS encoding AsmA family protein produces the protein MQNESSRVPRWVFIVGMSLSAFVLLLVLVVLFFPWDTLREPVNRYVSEKTGRKFEITRRLDVDLGWRSATIKLDGIEFANPSWARDPYLVKAERAEVDLRLWPLLRQKVVIPRLMLASPTVGLQMEKDGRRTWALGKDTSDEGTVPTIGLVQVDRGGIDFLAAHLGVDLHADVDFDSARGEMPLHYRIKGTYQRQPLTAQGRTGNVLQLTEAGQPPFPLEIDAAAGQTKLKAKGTVATLSGLDGIDATFDVRGQSLGDLYRLLGIALPETSPYALSGRLQKTAALWEVKGMKGKLGLSDIGGDMQFDQGQKTPRLGGSLRSAVMDMDDLGPLIGLPPTERSAKAVEGVTPPPSVDQVKKSSRSGDKVLPTATLDFERLRAMNADVRYTADRIRNVRDIPLDKGSVHVKLQDGVLTLDPLDLGVASGRLAGAIRIDATQSPADIRASLEIRAMQLNRLIPKVETLRTSFGRLDGRINLSGRGNSVASWLGGASGDVSAITGRGEFSNLLLEFMGLDGAEIVKFLLGGDNNVTLRCAAVAFDVNKGVMAGRSLVFDTADTVFHAEGQANLSNETLDFIVRQEPKDMSILSLRTPLVIGGTFGSPSGGVKAAPLAARGLVALALGAINPLLALAATIETGPGVDADCQEVLKRARQPISKAATDGAAKGKAAKQ, from the coding sequence ATGCAGAACGAATCCTCCCGTGTACCGCGCTGGGTCTTCATCGTGGGCATGAGCCTGTCGGCATTCGTTCTTCTGCTGGTGCTCGTGGTTCTCTTCTTCCCCTGGGACACGCTGCGTGAGCCGGTGAACCGCTACGTGAGTGAGAAGACCGGGCGCAAGTTCGAGATCACCCGGCGCCTCGATGTCGACCTCGGCTGGCGCAGCGCCACCATCAAGCTCGATGGCATCGAGTTCGCCAATCCGTCCTGGGCACGCGACCCCTACCTGGTGAAGGCCGAGCGTGCCGAGGTCGACCTGCGCTTGTGGCCGCTGTTGCGCCAGAAGGTGGTGATCCCGCGCCTCATGCTGGCGTCGCCCACGGTCGGTCTGCAGATGGAGAAGGACGGCCGGCGCACCTGGGCGCTCGGCAAGGACACGTCCGACGAAGGCACCGTCCCCACCATCGGGTTGGTGCAGGTGGATCGGGGGGGAATCGATTTCCTGGCCGCACACCTCGGCGTCGACCTGCATGCGGACGTCGACTTCGACAGTGCGCGCGGCGAGATGCCGCTCCACTACCGCATCAAGGGCACCTACCAGCGCCAACCGCTGACGGCGCAGGGGCGCACGGGCAACGTACTGCAGCTCACCGAAGCGGGACAGCCGCCGTTTCCGCTGGAGATCGATGCGGCTGCGGGCCAGACCAAGCTCAAGGCCAAGGGCACCGTCGCCACGCTGAGTGGTCTGGACGGCATCGATGCCACCTTCGACGTGCGCGGCCAGAGCCTGGGCGATCTGTACCGTCTGCTCGGCATCGCCTTGCCCGAAACATCGCCCTACGCGCTGAGCGGTCGCCTGCAGAAGACGGCTGCGCTGTGGGAAGTCAAGGGCATGAAGGGCAAGCTGGGCCTGTCGGATATCGGTGGGGACATGCAGTTCGACCAGGGCCAGAAGACGCCGCGGCTGGGCGGCAGCCTGCGTTCGGCCGTGATGGACATGGATGATCTCGGGCCCCTGATCGGCCTGCCGCCGACGGAGCGTTCGGCCAAGGCCGTCGAAGGGGTGACGCCGCCGCCGTCGGTCGATCAGGTGAAAAAGTCCTCGCGTTCGGGCGACAAGGTGCTGCCGACCGCCACGCTGGACTTCGAACGGCTGCGCGCGATGAATGCCGACGTTCGCTACACGGCCGATCGCATCCGCAACGTGCGCGACATTCCGCTCGACAAGGGCAGCGTGCACGTCAAGTTGCAGGACGGCGTGCTGACGCTGGATCCGCTCGACCTCGGGGTGGCGTCGGGCCGGCTGGCCGGTGCGATCCGCATCGACGCGACGCAGTCGCCCGCGGACATCCGTGCCTCGCTCGAGATCCGGGCGATGCAACTCAACCGGCTGATCCCCAAGGTCGAGACCTTGCGCACCAGCTTCGGCCGGCTCGACGGGCGCATCAACCTGTCGGGTCGCGGCAATTCCGTGGCGAGCTGGCTGGGTGGTGCCTCGGGTGACGTGAGTGCCATCACCGGGCGCGGCGAGTTCAGCAACCTGCTGCTGGAGTTCATGGGCCTGGATGGTGCCGAGATCGTGAAGTTCCTGCTCGGCGGCGACAACAACGTGACCCTGCGCTGCGCCGCCGTGGCCTTCGACGTGAACAAGGGGGTGATGGCCGGGCGCAGCCTGGTCTTCGACACCGCCGACACGGTCTTCCATGCCGAAGGGCAGGCCAATCTGTCGAATGAGACGCTGGACTTCATCGTGCGCCAGGAGCCCAAGGACATGAGCATCCTCTCGCTGCGCACGCCGCTGGTCATCGGCGGCACCTTCGGTTCGCCCTCGGGCGGTGTCAAGGCGGCCCCGCTGGCCGCGCGCGGCCTGGTAGCCCTCGCGCTGGGCGCGATCAACCCACTGCTGGCACTGGCGGCGACGATCGAGACCGGCCCGGGTGTGGATGCCGATTGCCAGGAGGTGCTGAAGCGGGCGCGCCAGCCGATCTCGAAGGCCGCCACCGACGGCGCGGCCAAGGGCAAGGCCGCCAAGCAGTGA
- a CDS encoding response regulator encodes MRTYIVEDNATIRENLVGTLEELTCIETIGHAEAEGEARQWLSDHPDDWELAIVDLFLKQGSGLGVLQACATRQSHQKVVVLSNYATTEIRKRCAELGVDAVFDKSNEIDALIDFCVAQTSVRQPKSSAR; translated from the coding sequence TTGAGAACCTACATCGTCGAAGACAACGCCACGATCCGCGAAAACCTGGTCGGCACGCTCGAGGAACTCACCTGCATCGAGACCATCGGGCATGCGGAGGCAGAGGGAGAGGCACGCCAATGGTTGAGCGACCATCCCGATGACTGGGAACTGGCGATCGTCGACCTGTTTCTGAAACAGGGCAGCGGCCTCGGCGTGCTGCAGGCGTGCGCCACGCGCCAATCCCATCAGAAGGTGGTGGTGCTGAGCAACTACGCGACCACGGAGATCCGCAAGCGCTGCGCCGAATTGGGCGTGGATGCGGTGTTCGACAAATCCAACGAGATCGACGCACTGATCGACTTCTGCGTTGCGCAGACCTCGGTGCGCCAACCGAAGAGCAGCGCCCGCTGA
- a CDS encoding DUF3460 family protein — protein sequence MSIFNRPHYTSEATQFIDELKRKKPSLEAEQRAGRALLWDKALDRSQLDEYGQARVAQQPYVYQTQAK from the coding sequence ATGTCCATCTTCAACCGCCCCCACTACACCTCCGAAGCCACCCAGTTCATCGACGAACTGAAGCGGAAGAAGCCCTCGCTCGAGGCGGAACAGCGCGCCGGCCGCGCCCTGCTCTGGGACAAGGCGCTCGACCGCAGCCAGCTCGACGAATACGGCCAGGCCCGCGTGGCCCAGCAGCCGTACGTCTACCAGACCCAAGCCAAGTAA
- the grxC gene encoding glutaredoxin 3 → MQAVKMYTTAVCPYCIRAKQILKNKGVEQIEEIRIDTDPQARAVMMETTQRRTVPQIFIGDTHVGGCDDLIALDGRGGLVPLLQAA, encoded by the coding sequence ATGCAAGCCGTCAAGATGTACACGACCGCCGTCTGCCCCTACTGCATTCGCGCGAAACAGATTCTCAAGAACAAGGGTGTCGAGCAGATCGAGGAGATCCGCATCGACACCGACCCCCAGGCCCGCGCCGTGATGATGGAAACCACCCAGCGCCGCACGGTGCCGCAGATCTTCATCGGCGACACGCACGTCGGCGGCTGCGACGACCTGATCGCGCTGGACGGCCGCGGCGGCCTGGTCCCGCTGCTCCAGGCGGCCTGA
- a CDS encoding segregation and condensation protein A produces MPEVVDQVALARLYGEPLFALPNDLYIPPEALQVFLEAFEGPLDLLLYLIRKQNFNILDIPMAGLTRQYLAYVDQVRRTNLELAAEYLLMAAMLIEIKSRMLLPPKKVADGEEAEDPRAELVRRLLEYEQTKLQAASINAMPTYGRDFWKAQVYIEQSLKPRFPEMNVVDLRDAWADILKRAKLVQHHKISREELSVREHMSIVLRHLQGRQFVEFEKLFDVSRGVPVLIVTFIALLELGKETLVEITQAEAFAPIYVRLAYAPV; encoded by the coding sequence ATGCCCGAGGTCGTCGACCAGGTGGCGCTGGCCCGGCTCTACGGGGAGCCGCTGTTCGCGCTGCCCAACGACCTGTACATCCCGCCCGAGGCGCTGCAGGTCTTCCTCGAGGCCTTCGAAGGCCCGCTGGACCTGCTGCTCTACCTGATCCGCAAGCAGAACTTCAACATCCTCGACATTCCGATGGCCGGGCTGACGCGCCAGTACCTGGCCTACGTCGACCAGGTGCGCCGGACCAACCTCGAGCTCGCGGCCGAGTACCTGCTCATGGCTGCGATGCTGATCGAGATCAAGTCGCGCATGCTGCTGCCGCCCAAGAAGGTGGCCGACGGCGAGGAAGCCGAAGACCCGCGCGCAGAACTGGTCCGCCGCCTGCTCGAGTACGAGCAGACCAAGCTGCAGGCCGCGTCGATCAACGCCATGCCGACCTACGGCCGCGACTTCTGGAAGGCGCAGGTCTACATCGAGCAGTCGCTCAAGCCACGCTTCCCCGAGATGAACGTGGTCGACCTGCGCGACGCCTGGGCGGATATTCTCAAGCGCGCCAAGCTCGTGCAGCACCACAAGATCTCGCGTGAAGAGTTGAGCGTGCGGGAGCACATGAGCATCGTGCTGCGCCACCTGCAGGGGCGGCAGTTCGTCGAGTTCGAGAAGCTGTTCGACGTGAGCCGCGGCGTGCCGGTGCTGATCGTCACCTTCATCGCCCTGCTGGAGCTGGGCAAGGAAACGCTGGTCGAGATCACGCAGGCCGAGGCCTTCGCGCCGATCTACGTGCGGCTGGCCTACGCGCCGGTCTGA
- a CDS encoding HesA/MoeB/ThiF family protein — translation MDDDALLRHSRHVLLEEYGIDGQMRVGAGHVLVIGAGGLGSPVCLYLAAAGVGRITLVDDDLVDLTNLQRQIAHTTARVGQAKVTSAAEAMRAINPDIAIATHALRADAAMLATLVAAADVVVDCSDNFATRHAVNRACVAHAKPLVAGAAIRFDGQLSVYDTRDEASPCYACVFPADADFEETRCAVLGAFGPVVGTIGTLQASEALKLLAGISPSMAGRLLMFDGRATQFDSLRLARDPECPVCAAHRAGRWSKTAR, via the coding sequence GTGGACGACGACGCACTGTTGCGCCATTCGCGCCATGTCCTGCTGGAGGAATACGGCATCGACGGCCAGATGCGCGTCGGTGCCGGCCATGTGCTCGTCATCGGCGCCGGCGGGCTGGGCTCGCCGGTCTGCCTCTACCTCGCGGCGGCGGGCGTCGGGCGCATCACGCTGGTCGACGACGACCTTGTCGACCTGACCAATCTCCAGCGCCAGATCGCGCACACCACGGCCCGCGTGGGCCAGGCCAAGGTGACCTCCGCCGCCGAGGCGATGCGGGCCATCAACCCGGACATCGCCATCGCCACGCACGCGCTGCGCGCCGACGCCGCCATGCTCGCCACGCTCGTGGCGGCCGCCGACGTGGTGGTCGACTGCAGCGACAACTTCGCGACGCGTCATGCCGTCAACCGGGCCTGCGTGGCGCATGCCAAGCCGCTGGTGGCCGGGGCCGCCATCCGCTTCGACGGGCAGCTCAGCGTGTACGACACGCGCGATGAAGCCTCCCCCTGCTATGCCTGTGTGTTTCCCGCCGACGCCGACTTCGAGGAAACGCGCTGCGCCGTGCTGGGCGCCTTCGGCCCCGTCGTCGGGACCATCGGCACCCTGCAGGCGAGCGAAGCCCTGAAGCTGCTCGCGGGCATCTCGCCGTCGATGGCGGGCCGGCTCCTGATGTTCGACGGGCGCGCCACGCAGTTCGACAGCCTGCGGCTGGCACGCGATCCCGAATGCCCGGTGTGCGCAGCGCACCGCGCAGGCCGCTGGTCGAAGACCGCCCGCTAG
- the secB gene encoding protein-export chaperone SecB yields the protein MADTQDPVFQIQRVYLKDLSLEQPNSPAILLEQEQPTVDIQLGVDAQPVTDGIYEVTVSATVQTKVQDRTVFLVEAKQAGIFEIRNLPEDQMGPILGIACPQIVYPYLRGNVADVIQRGGFPPVHLAEINFQAMFEQQQAAAAGQPTPITTQ from the coding sequence ATGGCCGACACCCAAGACCCCGTGTTCCAGATTCAGCGCGTCTACCTGAAGGACCTGTCGCTCGAGCAGCCCAATTCGCCGGCCATCCTGCTCGAACAGGAGCAGCCCACCGTCGACATCCAGCTCGGCGTGGACGCCCAGCCCGTGACCGACGGCATCTACGAAGTCACCGTGTCGGCCACCGTGCAGACCAAGGTGCAGGACCGCACCGTGTTCCTGGTCGAGGCCAAGCAGGCCGGCATCTTCGAGATCCGCAACCTGCCGGAAGACCAGATGGGCCCGATCCTCGGCATTGCCTGCCCGCAGATCGTCTACCCCTACCTGCGCGGCAACGTGGCCGACGTGATCCAGCGCGGCGGCTTCCCGCCGGTGCACCTGGCCGAGATCAACTTCCAGGCCATGTTCGAGCAGCAGCAAGCCGCGGCCGCCGGCCAGCCCACGCCCATCACCACGCAGTAA
- the gpmA gene encoding 2,3-diphosphoglycerate-dependent phosphoglycerate mutase — MHKLVLIRHGESTWNLENRFTGWTDVDLTETGVEQAKQAGRLLKAEGYDFDVAYTSVLKRATRTLWHTLDELDRTWLPVVHSWRLNERHYGGLQGLNKAETAKKYGDEQVLVWRRSYDTPPPPLEANDPRSERSDIRYAKLSPEQIPLTECLKDTVARVLPFWNESMAPAIRSGRRLVVAAHGNSIRALVKYLDGVSDSDIVGLNIPNGIPLVYELDDELKPLRHYYLGDAAAAEKAAAAVASQGKA; from the coding sequence ATGCACAAACTGGTACTGATCCGCCACGGCGAATCGACCTGGAATCTCGAGAACCGCTTCACCGGCTGGACCGACGTCGACCTGACCGAGACCGGCGTGGAACAGGCCAAGCAGGCCGGCCGGCTGCTCAAGGCCGAAGGCTACGACTTCGACGTGGCCTACACCAGCGTGCTCAAGCGCGCCACCCGCACGCTCTGGCACACGCTCGACGAACTCGACCGCACCTGGCTGCCGGTGGTGCATTCGTGGCGCCTCAACGAGCGCCACTACGGCGGCCTGCAGGGCCTGAACAAGGCCGAGACCGCCAAGAAGTACGGCGACGAGCAGGTGCTGGTCTGGCGCCGCAGCTACGACACGCCACCGCCGCCGCTGGAGGCCAACGACCCGCGCAGCGAACGCAGCGACATCCGCTACGCCAAGCTGTCGCCCGAGCAGATCCCGCTGACCGAGTGCCTGAAGGACACGGTGGCCCGCGTGCTGCCGTTCTGGAACGAATCGATGGCTCCGGCCATCCGCAGCGGCCGCCGCCTGGTGGTGGCGGCGCACGGCAATTCGATCCGCGCGCTCGTGAAGTACCTCGACGGCGTGTCCGACAGCGACATCGTGGGCCTGAACATCCCGAACGGCATCCCGCTGGTCTACGAGCTGGACGACGAGCTCAAGCCGCTGCGCCATTACTACCTCGGCGATGCTGCCGCCGCCGAGAAAGCCGCTGCCGCCGTGGCCTCGCAGGGAAAAGCTTGA
- a CDS encoding S41 family peptidase: MGQKLKITGWVAAGAVAGVLTTVSLQTVARGSLAPLPLEELQQLAAVFGMVKSDYVEPVDEKKLISDAISGMVAGLDPHSQYFDKKSFKEFREGTTGRFVGVGIEISQEDGLVKVVSPIEGSPAFRAGLKPNDLITKIDDTAVRGLSLNDAVKRMRGEANTKVLLTIFRKDENRTFPVTITREEIRTQSVRGKVMEPGYGWIRLSQFQERTVDDFVKKVEEIYKQEPNLKGLVLDLRNDPGGLLDAAVAISSAFLPENVTVVSTDGQLAESKSVYKAAPEFYQRRAGSDPLRGLPAALKTVPLVVLVNEGSASASEIVAGALQDHKRATVMGSQTFGKGSVQTVRPLGPDTGLKITTARYYTPSGASIQAKGIVPNVLVDESAEGSPFAALRMREADLEKHLASGQGPEQKDPEREKARDDARKRLEEEAKKPPQDRKVPEFGTDKDFPLVQAMNRLKGAPVLVSKTQVIVENKDEKKEN, encoded by the coding sequence ATGGGCCAGAAACTCAAAATCACCGGCTGGGTTGCAGCCGGCGCCGTGGCCGGCGTGCTGACCACCGTCTCGCTTCAGACCGTGGCACGCGGCTCCTTGGCCCCTCTGCCGCTGGAGGAATTGCAGCAGCTGGCCGCCGTCTTCGGCATGGTCAAGAGCGACTACGTCGAACCCGTCGACGAGAAGAAGCTCATCTCCGACGCCATTTCCGGCATGGTGGCCGGGCTCGACCCTCACTCGCAGTACTTCGACAAGAAGTCCTTCAAGGAATTTCGTGAGGGCACGACCGGGCGCTTCGTCGGGGTCGGCATCGAGATTTCGCAGGAAGACGGCCTGGTGAAGGTCGTCTCGCCGATCGAGGGCTCGCCCGCCTTCCGCGCCGGCCTCAAGCCGAACGACCTGATCACCAAGATCGACGACACCGCCGTGCGCGGCCTGTCGCTGAACGACGCGGTCAAGCGCATGCGCGGCGAGGCCAACACGAAGGTGCTGCTGACCATCTTCCGCAAGGACGAGAACCGCACCTTCCCGGTGACCATCACGCGCGAGGAAATCCGCACGCAATCGGTGCGCGGCAAGGTCATGGAACCCGGTTACGGCTGGATCCGCCTGTCGCAGTTCCAGGAGCGCACGGTCGACGACTTCGTCAAGAAGGTCGAAGAGATCTACAAGCAGGAACCCAACCTCAAGGGCCTGGTGCTCGACCTGCGCAACGACCCGGGCGGCCTGCTCGACGCGGCCGTCGCCATCTCGTCGGCCTTCCTGCCGGAGAACGTGACCGTGGTGTCCACCGACGGCCAGCTGGCCGAGAGCAAGTCGGTCTACAAGGCGGCGCCGGAGTTCTACCAGCGCCGTGCCGGCAGCGACCCGCTGCGCGGCCTGCCGGCGGCGCTCAAGACGGTGCCGCTGGTCGTGCTGGTCAACGAAGGCTCGGCCTCGGCCAGCGAGATCGTGGCCGGCGCCCTGCAGGACCACAAGCGCGCCACCGTGATGGGCAGCCAGACCTTCGGCAAGGGCTCGGTGCAGACCGTGCGCCCGCTCGGCCCGGACACCGGCCTGAAGATCACGACCGCCCGCTACTACACGCCGAGCGGCGCGTCGATCCAGGCCAAGGGCATCGTGCCCAACGTGCTGGTCGACGAAAGCGCCGAGGGCAGCCCCTTCGCCGCCCTGCGCATGCGCGAGGCCGACCTCGAGAAGCACCTGGCCAGCGGCCAGGGCCCCGAGCAGAAGGATCCGGAGCGCGAAAAGGCCCGTGACGACGCCCGCAAGCGCCTTGAGGAAGAAGCCAAGAAGCCGCCGCAGGACCGCAAGGTGCCCGAATTCGGCACCGACAAGGACTTCCCGCTGGTGCAGGCGATGAACCGCCTGAAGGGCGCGCCGGTGCTGGTCAGCAAGACGCAGGTCATCGTCGAGAACAAGGACGAGAAGAAAGAGAACTGA
- a CDS encoding outer membrane protein assembly factor BamE, protein MGMLAALLALAGCDNQAIKELEEGVSTEADVVARFGQPENVWDAPDGRVFEYNRQPQGQKNYMITIGPDGKMRALRQVLTPENFAKVQPGMSMEDLRKMLGKPAKVTPYPLKRETEWDWRWVQPPNSPMVFTAVLNDDLRVLRSGSSHDRSTEAP, encoded by the coding sequence ATGGGCATGCTGGCGGCACTGCTGGCCTTGGCGGGCTGCGACAACCAGGCCATCAAGGAACTGGAGGAGGGCGTCTCCACCGAAGCCGACGTGGTCGCGCGCTTCGGCCAGCCCGAGAACGTCTGGGACGCGCCGGACGGCCGCGTGTTCGAATACAACCGCCAGCCCCAGGGCCAGAAGAACTACATGATCACCATCGGCCCGGACGGCAAGATGCGCGCGCTGCGCCAGGTGCTCACGCCCGAGAACTTCGCGAAGGTGCAGCCCGGCATGTCGATGGAAGACCTCCGCAAGATGCTCGGCAAGCCCGCCAAGGTCACGCCGTACCCGCTCAAGCGCGAGACCGAGTGGGACTGGCGCTGGGTGCAGCCGCCGAATTCGCCGATGGTGTTCACCGCCGTGCTGAACGACGACCTGCGCGTGCTGCGCAGCGGCTCGTCGCACGATCGCAGCACCGAGGCGCCGTAG
- a CDS encoding NAD(P)H-dependent glycerol-3-phosphate dehydrogenase: MRICVLGAGAWGTALAVNAADRHAVTLWARDDAQRAAMASARQNERYLPTVPLPASLGLIGGPAQAAARDADLVIVATPMAALRERLGALAGLQVPVAWLCKGVETATAAGAFGLLPHEIQAQVAPALRAGVLSGPSFAQEVAHRQPTALVAASAHTDVRAALVEAFHGPSLRVYANDDIVGVEVGGAVKNVLAIATGLCDGLSLGLNARAALITRGLTEMTRFGLALGARAETFMGLSGLGDLVLTATGDLSRNRKVGLLLAQGRTLAQAVESLGHVAEGVYCARSVVQRARHLGIEMPIAEGVVALLDGRMQPSEAVAALMGRDPAPEVV; this comes from the coding sequence ATGAGGATCTGCGTGCTCGGTGCCGGTGCCTGGGGTACCGCGCTCGCCGTGAACGCAGCCGACCGACATGCGGTCACGCTGTGGGCGCGCGATGATGCCCAACGGGCCGCGATGGCCAGTGCCCGGCAGAACGAGCGTTACCTGCCGACGGTGCCGCTGCCGGCCTCGCTTGGCCTGATCGGCGGCCCGGCGCAGGCCGCCGCGCGCGATGCCGACTTGGTGATCGTCGCCACGCCGATGGCGGCGCTGCGCGAGCGGCTCGGTGCTTTGGCAGGGCTCCAGGTGCCGGTCGCCTGGCTCTGCAAGGGCGTCGAGACGGCGACCGCCGCCGGTGCCTTCGGACTGCTGCCGCACGAAATCCAGGCGCAGGTCGCGCCCGCCTTGCGTGCCGGCGTGCTCAGCGGCCCCAGCTTCGCGCAGGAAGTCGCGCACCGGCAGCCCACCGCGCTGGTGGCGGCGAGCGCGCACACGGACGTGCGGGCCGCGCTGGTCGAGGCCTTCCATGGCCCCAGCCTGCGCGTCTACGCCAACGACGACATCGTGGGCGTCGAGGTCGGCGGTGCGGTCAAGAACGTGCTCGCCATCGCCACCGGCCTGTGCGATGGCCTGTCACTGGGCCTGAACGCTCGCGCCGCGCTCATCACGCGCGGCCTCACGGAAATGACCCGCTTCGGCCTCGCGCTGGGTGCGCGCGCCGAGACCTTCATGGGGCTGTCCGGCCTGGGCGACCTGGTGCTGACCGCCACCGGCGACCTGTCGCGCAACCGCAAGGTCGGGCTGCTGCTGGCGCAGGGGCGCACCCTGGCGCAGGCGGTCGAATCCCTCGGCCACGTGGCCGAAGGCGTCTACTGCGCGCGCAGCGTGGTGCAGCGGGCCCGGCACCTGGGCATCGAAATGCCGATCGCCGAAGGCGTGGTCGCTTTGCTGGACGGCCGCATGCAGCCGTCCGAGGCCGTCGCCGCGCTGATGGGCCGCGACCCGGCGCCTGAAGTCGTCTGA
- a CDS encoding response regulator: MIKIGIVDDHAIVRSGLRQFFSEHVDLRVVGEAGTGREAIELVRTTELDVLVMDLSMPGQSGIDALAMIRAKAPDVGILILSGYPEEHYAMNLIRQGASGYLNKECDPIEIVNAIRTVSLGRRYITPAVAELLARQLDRKDDAAPHEQLSEREFQVFLKLAKGETAGDIAKTLSLSVKTVSTYRTRLMEKMNLSSNSDLTYYALKNKLID, from the coding sequence ATGATCAAGATCGGAATTGTGGATGACCACGCCATCGTGCGCTCCGGCTTGCGCCAGTTTTTCTCCGAGCACGTGGACCTGCGGGTGGTCGGTGAAGCCGGCACGGGGCGTGAAGCCATCGAACTGGTTCGCACGACCGAACTCGATGTGTTGGTGATGGACCTGTCGATGCCCGGCCAGAGCGGCATCGACGCGCTCGCGATGATTCGCGCGAAGGCACCGGATGTCGGGATCCTCATCCTGAGCGGCTACCCGGAAGAGCACTACGCCATGAACCTGATCCGCCAGGGGGCGAGCGGCTACCTGAACAAGGAATGCGATCCGATCGAGATCGTGAACGCGATCCGTACCGTCTCGCTGGGTCGCCGCTACATCACGCCGGCGGTCGCCGAACTGCTGGCGCGCCAGCTCGACCGCAAGGATGATGCGGCGCCGCACGAGCAGTTGTCGGAGCGCGAGTTCCAGGTGTTCCTGAAGCTGGCCAAGGGCGAGACGGCCGGCGACATCGCCAAGACGCTGTCGCTGTCGGTCAAGACGGTGAGTACGTACCGCACGCGCCTGATGGAGAAGATGAACCTCTCCTCCAACAGCGACCTCACGTACTACGCGCTGAAGAACAAGCTCATCGATTGA
- a CDS encoding rhodanese-like domain-containing protein: MKFIVDNWMLILIAVSSGAMLAWPLIRGTGGGSLTAQGAVQLINRERAVMIDVRDAAEYAAGHATGARNVPLDQLEQKLPGTVKNKSVPVLLMCATGARAQRALATAKKLGYEQAQVVGGGLKSWKDANLPIEKA, from the coding sequence GTGAAATTCATTGTCGACAACTGGATGCTGATCCTGATTGCGGTCAGCTCGGGCGCCATGCTGGCCTGGCCGCTGATCCGCGGCACCGGCGGCGGGTCGCTCACGGCGCAAGGCGCCGTGCAGTTGATCAACCGTGAACGCGCCGTGATGATCGATGTGCGCGACGCCGCGGAATACGCCGCAGGCCACGCCACCGGCGCCCGCAACGTGCCGCTCGACCAGCTCGAGCAGAAGCTGCCCGGCACGGTCAAGAACAAGTCGGTGCCGGTGCTGCTGATGTGTGCCACGGGGGCCCGCGCCCAGCGTGCGCTGGCGACGGCCAAAAAGCTCGGCTACGAGCAGGCCCAAGTCGTGGGCGGCGGGCTGAAATCGTGGAAAGACGCTAATCTGCCCATTGAAAAGGCCTGA